A region from the Acyrthosiphon pisum isolate AL4f chromosome A1, pea_aphid_22Mar2018_4r6ur, whole genome shotgun sequence genome encodes:
- the LOC100163851 gene encoding LOW QUALITY PROTEIN: aminopeptidase N (The sequence of the model RefSeq protein was modified relative to this genomic sequence to represent the inferred CDS: inserted 1 base in 1 codon) — translation MARYAFVTFVLFFVAVVPRHRRDAAGQSNDFSASYHSDVADGFNAAAAGGFDAVAASATNESSAATNGTIGVYRLPGGVTPVSYALRVDTDLERLSYSGSVEIAIIASVSPKLCQIVLNAKDVRVTGVRVSDVNTGDPLPVIGRQLVDGDEQLIVTVGGRCLILTRYYVVAVDFQAPLRDDMSGYYKSSYREGNVTKWLAVTKFEPTHARKAFPCFDEPALKAPFTVSIKRRSDQISLSNMPLLNSSKIQHTDMFWDHYQVTPPMSTYLVAFFVGEFYAMRTRNIGIYTRRSYVKQAEYIADESPKLLKAMEEFTGVDYTLPKLDLLAIPDFAAAAMENWGLNTYRERLLLLSDNSRTKIKEFVTTVVQHELSHQWFGDLVTCAWWDYLWLNEGFATFFEYFATKMVEPDWRLEDVFVYEVHQLALDADQSPMHAISGSVETPEQIRSMFDDISYSKAGAVLRMLQYVVTEDNFKRALNLYLTKNEFKAATPEELWTAFENVLYDAEYDLGENLNVTEFMRSWTEQAGYPLVEIVKKNDTFVITQKRFLVHGLNNSTDDDVTKWIIGLTYTTQNRKDFNGXLPKIWLKENKTILTDQDGTGWYIFNLQSIGFFRVNYEEENWNALIGQLHNDCKEIHVLNRAQLIDDAFNLAKANKVDYALVLRLSEYLKNEDDPIPWYSVQNGFTYLMNRMRRCPNGYKKLKTYVGYLAGLIYVKTEDLVVNHNNTDHTVNTGWNAFSSWACRLDNEPCTKSALSYFRKWRQGKNIPADIRDAAFCAGVKHGDLEMWNSVLDVYVRSESASDRQSAQLALACSKDQIQLSKYLDFMFEGYNGPILPQDFRVIYRTLASTPQGIGALIEFLTTKLDRIVNEIINGEQVATSIYSLLASRVAGDEEIQKIDNLRKNPSVPERIRQKFDASYCSSVDGHLAWFAAHHSTVGEWSSAAVLRLGLSENPGIHHFTGNSTDRDPSETWSNDTSSAASRSLEVLAFTSVLFTSVALCLCPTQRLSLFLSQ, via the exons ATGGCTCGTTACGCGTTCGTTACGTTCGTTTTGTTCTTTGTCGCGGTGGTGCCGCGGCACCGGCGTGACGCGGCCGGCCAGTCGAACGACTTCTCCGCGTCGTACCACTCGGACGTGGCCGACGGGTTTAATGCAGCAGCGGCCGGTGGATTCGATGCGGTGGCCGCGTCGGCGACCAACGAAAGTTCGGCGGCCACTAACGGTACCATCGGCGTGTACAGGTTGCCGGGCGGCGTGACGCCCGTGTCGTACGCGCTGCGTGTGGACACCGACTTGGAAAGGTTGTCGTACTCGGGCAGCGTGGAGATCGCGATCATCGCGTCCGTCTCGCCCAAGCTGTGCCAGATCGTGCTCAACGCCAAAGACGTCAGGGTGACGGGCGTCCGGGTGTCCGACGTGAACACGGGTGATCCGCTGCCTGTCATCGGCCGGCAACTTGTTGACGGCGACGAGCAGCTGATTGTCACGGTCGGTGGTCGGTGCCTAATACTCACTCGATACTACGTGGTCGCTGTTGACTTTCAAGCGCCGCTTCGGGATGACATGTCCGGCTACTACAAAAGCTCGTATCGGGAGGGAAACGTCACCAA ATGGTTGGCTGTGACAAAATTTGAACCCACACACGCAAGAAAAGCATTTCCTTGTTTCGATGAACCCGCGCTCAAAGCACCGTTCACGGTGTCCATAAAAAGACGGTCTGATCAAATATCTTTGTCCAATATGCCGTTGTTGAATTCCTCCAAAAt ACAGCATACGGACATGTTCTGGGATCACTACCAGGTGACTCCACCGATGTCAACGTACTTGGTGGCGTTTTTCGTGGGTGAATTTTACGCCATGAGAACGCGTAACATCGGGATATATACGCGCAGGAGTTACGTAAAGCAGGCTGAGTACATTGCGGACGAATCGCCGAAACTGCTCAAAGCAATGGAGGAGTTCACCGGAGTAGATTACACGTTGCCCAAACTGGATTTGCTAGCGATTCCGGATTTCGCAGCAGCCGCGATGGAGAATTGGGGCTTGAACACATACAG GGAGAGACTGTTATTGTTGTCGGACAATTCCAGGACGAAAATCAAAGAGTTTGTGACGACAGTCGTGCAACATGAACTCTCTCATCAGTGGTTTGGAGACCTGGTGACGTGTGCGTGGTGGGATTATTTGTGGCTGAACGAGGGTTTCGCAACGTTTTTCGAATATTTTGCTAcgaaaatg GTTGAACCAGACTGGCGCCTAGAGGACGTGTTTGTATACGAAGTGCATCAATTGGCTTTGGACGCGGATCAAAGCCCGATGCATGCCATATCGGGATCCGTTGAGACCCCAGAACAGATTCGGAGCATGTTTGACGATATATCCTACAGCAAAGCGGGGGCGGTGCTTCGGATGTTACAGTACGTGGTAACTGAAGACAATTTCAAAAGGGCGTTGAACCTGTATTTGACGAAGAATGA GTTCAAAGCGGCTACTCCCGAAGAGTTATGGACTGCGTTCGAAAACGTTCTCTACGATGCCGAATACGATTTAGGGGAAAATTTAAACGTCACCGAATTCATGAGATCTTGGACGGAACAGGCAGGTTATCCGTTGGTCGAAATTGTCAAGAAAAATGACACTTTCGTCATAACTCAG AAACGATTTTTGGTTCACGGTTTGAATAATTCTACCGATGATGATGTGACGAAATGGATTATCGGTCTGACTTACACGACACAAAACCGGAAGGATTTCAACG GTTTGCCCAAGATTTGGCTGAAAGAAAACAAGACCATTTTGACGGATCAAGATGGAACCGGAtggtatattttcaatttacagtCAATCG GATTTTTTAGAGTTAATTACGAGGAAGAAAATTGGAACGCCTTAATTGGTCAGCTGCATAACGATTGCAAAGAAATACACGTGCTCAACCGGGCTCAGTTGATTGACGACGCGTTTAATTTGGCCAAGGCAAACAAAGTGGATTATGCACTGGTTTTGAGATTGTCAGAATATCTGAAAAATGAAGACGACCCAATCCCATGGTATTCAGTTCAAAATGGATTCACGTATTTGATGAACCGTATGCGACGTTGTCCGAATGGTTACAAGAAActgaaa ACTTACGTTGGATACTTGGCTGGTTTGATATACGTGAAAACCGAAGATCTCGTTGTGAACCACAACAACACAGACCATACCGTCAACACGGGCTGGAACGCGTTCTCAAGTTGGGCGTGCAGGCTGGACAACGAGCCGTGCACGAAATCGGCATTGTCTTACTTCCGGAAATGGCGTCAGGGCAAAAA tATACCAGCCGATATCAGAGACGCGGCGTTTTGCGCTGGCGTGAAACATGGAGATTTAGAAATGTGGAACAGCGTCCTCGACGTGTACGTTCGATCCGAGTCGGCGTCCGATCGGCAGTCCGCTCAGTTGGCGTTGGCGTGTTCCAAAGATCAGATTCAACTGTcaaa gtATTTAGATTTCATGTTTGAAGGGTACAACGGTCCAATTCTGCCACAAGATTTCAGAGTTATATACCGCACGTTAGCATCGACACCACAGGGCATCGGGGCATTGATCGAGTTCTTAACCACTAAACTCGATCGGATCGTAAACGAAATAATCAACGGGGAACAAGTAGCGACGTCTATATACTCGCTATTGGCTTCTAGAGTGGCTGGTGACGAAGAAATACAAAAG ATTGACAACCTGAGGAAAAACCCCTCGGTACCGGAACGTATCCGGCAGAAATTCGACGCGTCGTATTGTAGCAGCGTGGATGGACATCTAGCGTGGTTCGCAGCACACCATTCGACAGTTGGTGAATGGTCCTCGGCTGCTGTGCTTAGGCTCGGATTGTCAGAGAATCCAGGCATCCATCATTTCACTGGAAACTCCACCGACCGTGACCCATCCGAAACGTGGTCGAACGACACGTCTAGCGCCGCCAGTCGGTCTCTTGAGGTGTTGGCGTTCACTTCGGTCTTGTTCACGTCGGTGGCGCTGTGTCTGTGCCCCACTCAACGTCTGTCATTGTTCTTGTCACAGTGA
- the LOC115033054 gene encoding glutamyl aminopeptidase-like produces MCTKTLTTIVALVATLVAVHPIACGAQAESDPSSSYRLPRDTKPLAYGLRLAPKYDKGSDVYTFAGQVEILIYINCITPNVTLNAKDMQIQSVAITELKTQKDQMVDSYELDNDAEILYIYAQNNLLPYRRYQVKIVFQGLLRTDMTGFYRSIYKENNVTKWMAVTQFKPTYARRAFPCYDEPEYKTPFNISLGKQENQMTLSNMPLYLTQNLGYYGWYVDHYETTPPIPTYLVGALVGHLKKSNAIEGSDVNVYTYNDYLDQVLYVTEETPTLFETMQNYTDSSNELKKMDFISIPDFDGDGMENWGINTYREKYMLFDDDAKMKFKEQSQMIIQNLNSHQWFGNMVTCAWWDYLWLNDGFARYFQYFAMEMMNQDWRLEELFVVEQHQTAMEFDQTPRHPITASIKTSDDIQNIFKGVICNKAAAVLRMLKCIVTEYNFQEPLKLYLKNFKNGAVTPSNLWAVYENYYFEIEYTLSENVQFTNFIQSWTDQSGYPVVNVTRNQNTYIITQRKFSVWPFNNDTTSWYIGLTYTNNLARNFNDLRPVRWLKPYTSVMYLRDSSLCTWVIFNLQSTGFYRVNYDLNNWQQLIKQLNESNTNIHVLNRAQLIDDSFNLARAGMLHYSVALNLSTYLMKEDDEIPWYTAIECLSYVVERMRRSAEGYDYIKSYVRKLADYVYRKTETLVVQHYNDDHSTLTSWNKFSVWACYLDGEYCTNNAMLNFKKWTNRERISPDIKDAALCTGIKVSNNADTWKGVLNVYMTTKSASEKNSAQAALACSQDTLILYKYLEFLFDSNTGGPVRLQDFKDICDAMSLTPQGIEALTNFLMNNIEQILRQIPTGESIVTYMYRILASKVALDIEIAKLTNLKNAAGLPPKIKASFDESYLQVEQNLLWYKGYHTTINQWTGAPLDPTTTKPDTTVSSSDTTVSSSNTTVSSSDTTVSSSNTTVSSSDTTVSSSNTTVSSSDTTVPSSNTTVSSNDTITSSTVPGVTQTMTPQPAYPTFDFDDPTLGPSIISKCPDRSGQLSCQSSLFFVIIVVTTAITMVVL; encoded by the exons ATGTGCACTAAAACGTTAACAACAATCGTCGCACTCGTTGCCACACTCGTCGCAGTCCATCCGATTGCCTGCGGAGCGCAAGCTGAATCGGATCCATCGTCATCGTATCGGTTGCCGCGTGACACAAAGCCGTTAGCGTACGGATTGCGGCTAGCGCCAAAGTATGACAAGGGCTCAGATGTATACACGTTTGCTGGCCAGGTGGAGATCCTCATTTACATAAATTGCATCACACCAAACGTGACGTTGAACGCCAAGGATATGCAGATTCAGAGCGTGGCCATCACTGAGCTGAAAACCCAAAAGGACCAGATGGTGGACTCTTACGAATTAGACAACGACGCCGAAATTCTGTACATTTATGCACAGAATAACCTATTGCCCTACCGACGGTACCAGGTGAAGATTGTTTTTCAGGGACTGCTGAGGACTGACATGACCGGTTTCTACAGAAGCATTTACAAGGAGAATAATGTAACCAA ATGGATGGCTGTGACACAATTCAAGCCCACGTACGCGAGAAGAGCGTTCCCTTGTTACGATGAACCTGAGTATAAAACTCCGTTCAATATATCACTGGGTAAACAAGAGAATCAGATGACGTTATCCAACATGCCTCTATACTTAACACAGAATCT CGGATATTATGGCTGGTATGTGGATCATTATGAAACGACACCACCAATTCCAACGTATTTAGTAGGAGCACTTGTCGGACACTTGAAAAAATCAAATGCGATAGAAGGAAGCGATGTCAATGTTTACACATACAATGATTACTTGGATCAAGTGTTGTACGTTACGGAAGAAACGCCGACGTTGTTCGAAACCATGCAAAATTACACAGATAGTTcaaacgaattgaaaaaaatggaCTTCATATCGATACCAGACTTTGACGGTGATGGAATGGAAAACTGGGGAATAAACACTTACCG GGAAAAGTACATGTTGTTCGATGACGATGCAAAAATGAAATTCAAAGAGCAGTCTCAAATGATAATCCAAAACCTTAACAGCCACCAGTGGTTTGGAAATATGGTGACTTGTGCGTGGTGGGATTACCTATGGTTAAACGATGGGTTTGCCCGGTATTTCCAGTATTTTGCGATGGAAATG ATGAATCAGGACTGGCGGTTAGAAGAACTATTTGTCGTAGAGCAGCATCAGACTGCCATGGAGTTCGACCAGACTCCAAGGCATCCGATAACCGCGTCCATAAAAACTTCTGATGAcatccaaaatatatttaaaggagTGATTTGCAATAAAGCTGCGGCTGTTTTAAGAATGTTAAAATGCATAGTTACTGAATACAATTTTCAAGAACCCTTAAAGTTGTATTTGAAAAACTTTAA AAACGGTGCAGTAACTCCAAGTAATTTGTGGGCAGTTTATGAAAACTATTACTTTGAAATTGAATATACGTTGTCAGAAAATGTGCAATTCACCAATTTTATACAATCTTGGACAGATCAGTCAGGTTATCCAGTGGTAAACGTCACTAGAAACCAAAACACGTATATAATTACTCAG agaaaattttcggtttggCCATTCAACAACGATACTACCAGCTGGTATATTGGTCTTACATACACTAATAATTTGGCGAGAAATTTTAATGACCTAAGACCAGTTAGATGGCTAAAACCTTACACGTCAGTAATGTACTTGCGTGATTCAAGCCTTTGTACTTGGGTGATTTTCAATTTGCAAAGCACTG GATTCTATAGGGTGAACTATGATCTCAATAATTGGCAGCAACTTATAAAACAGTTGAACGAATCAAATACCAATATACATGTTCTGAATCGAGCACAGCTGATCGACGACTCGTTCAATCTTGCTAGAGCAGGAATGTTGCATTATTCGGTAGCTCTGAATCTGTCAACCTACCTCATGAAGGAAGACGACGAAATACCGTGGTACACAGCCATCGAATGTTTGTCTTACGTGGTCGAACGAATGCGTCGAAGTGCCGAGGGCTACGATTACATAAAA tcTTACGTTCGGAAATTAGCCGATTATGTTTACAGAAAAACTGAAACTTTAGTTGTACAACATTACAACGACGACCACTCGACCCTAACGAGCTGGAATAAATTTTCTGTATGGGCTTGCTACTTGGACGGCGAATATTGCACGAATAACGCAatgttaaatttcaaaaaatggaCAAATAGAGAAAG aATATCGCCCGACATTAAAGACGCTGCCTTGTGTACAGGAATTAAAGTCAGTAACAATGCGGATACGTGGAAAGGTGTGCTCAATGTGTACATGACCACTAAATCAGCTTCGGAGAAAAACTCAGCCCAGGCTGCATTGGCTTGTTCACAAgacacattgatattatataa atacttggaatttttatttgatagcaATACTGGTGGACCAGTACGTTTACAAGATTTCAAGGACATATGTGATGCGATGTCTTTGACACCCCAAGGGATCGAAGCGTTAACAAACTTTTTAATGAACAACATAGAACAAATATTAAGGCAAATACCTACCGGAGAGAGTATTGTTACGTACATGTATAGGATTTTAGCTTCAAAAGTAGCTCTTGACATTGAAATAGCTAAG ttGACAAATTTGAAGAATGCAGCTGGATTGCCACCGAAAATTAAAGCTTCGTTCGACGAATCGTACTTGCAAGTAGAACAAAATCTCCTGTGGTATAAAGGTTACCACACCACAATTAACCAATGGACAGGAGCACCGTTGGACCCTACAACGACTAAACCGGATACGACCGTGTCATCATCGGATACAACCGTGTCATCATCGAATACAACCGTGTCATCATCGGATACAACCGTGTCATCATCGAATACAACCGTGTCATCATCGGATACAACCGTGTCATCATCGAATACAACCGTGTCATCATCGGATACAACCGTGCCATCATCGAATACAACCGTGTCATCAAATGATACAATCACATCGTCAACTGTGCCGGGGGTGACTCAAACGATGACACCACAGCCGGCGTATCCAACATTTGATTTCGATGACCCAACACTAGGTCCAAGCATAATTTCCAAGTGTCCCGATAGATCTGGTCAATTGTCGTGTCAGAGTAGTTTGTTTTTCGTCATTATCGTTGTCACCACGGCAATAACTATGGTCGTTTTAtag